One genomic segment of Spirochaetota bacterium includes these proteins:
- a CDS encoding TetR/AcrR family transcriptional regulator gives MSRTIKENRIFDAALKLFAEYGYKKTTLEDVAGKLGMTPGNIYFYVKNKKDLYERTVRSALDRWRESVALAVAAENRAPEKFAVMAERSFEYLRDRGDITAILSRDPDIFTLSPDEDRFRDVNDAAMRIMRDILAQGVREKSFHKMNVERATDFLFSVYIMFLIRAYVKKEGGNVEEMFREGLRLILRGLCR, from the coding sequence ATGAGCAGAACGATAAAAGAAAACCGGATATTCGACGCCGCGCTGAAGCTTTTCGCGGAGTACGGCTACAAGAAGACCACCCTGGAAGACGTGGCCGGCAAACTCGGCATGACGCCGGGCAACATTTATTTCTACGTCAAAAACAAGAAGGATCTCTACGAGAGGACCGTGCGAAGCGCCCTGGACCGCTGGCGGGAGTCCGTGGCGCTGGCGGTGGCGGCGGAGAATCGCGCGCCGGAGAAGTTCGCCGTGATGGCGGAGCGCTCCTTCGAGTACCTGCGCGACCGCGGCGACATAACGGCGATCCTCTCGCGCGATCCCGACATCTTCACGCTGTCGCCCGATGAGGACCGGTTTCGCGACGTCAACGACGCAGCGATGCGGATCATGAGGGACATCCTGGCGCAGGGCGTACGGGAAAAATCGTTCCATAAGATGAACGTGGAACGCGCGACGGATTTCCTGTTTTCGGTGTATATCATGTTCCTCATCAGGGCGTACGTCAAAAAGGAAGGGGGGAACGTCGAGGAGATGTTCCGGGAGGGCCTGCGGCTCATCCTCCGGGGGCTGTGCCGGTGA